The segment ATTATGAATGATAGTAGTTGATAATAATGAACTAACAATAACGCTCATTCATattcttattaaaattaaacttgataataaaattgaaactagaaaaataaataattttaaattaataaatctgGTGTGCTATTTTTAATGATCACGTGACAGATCatgaaaaaagaatattaataaataattttaggaGTGGCAGagaatctgatttttttttttaaaaaaaaggtggCATATCTTGAAATCAGAgattagaaatataaaaatagaaaatcagtATGGTAcatcttgaaaaaaataataaaaagtaaaaatatgtggcaaataatagtaaaaaaatagaaGTGTTGTCCATGTGTATTCCATttggaaaaaaaagataataattaaaaattaaaaagtgtgTTCTTCtttttaaactaataaaaaaaagaacttcatTTTACGtagaatcaaattatttttttattatgtaaatAATGTTTACAAGAGTTTGTTGTTTAATTCTACAATTtcaaaggttttttttttctccataaaaTCACGTATGATATGTGTGTTTATCTGTTTAGTTTTACTAGTCTTTGAACATGTGCTCTGCACgtgtattttatataattttaaactacACAAACACACAATGTGAACATGTGTGCTTCTAACATAGTCCATGTCcacactttaaaatttatatacgCAAAAAAGTTCTCGAATCAATTATTTCTATctgaatatgaattttattacaACATAAGCTTTTCAGAAATACGTATTATACGAAAATAAGTGCATATGCTGCTAGCTTAGCAATACTACAAAAAGTAATAATAGTTTGGGAGCTAAATCAATTGTAATAGATTACATGAAGCAGACTCTTTTTGAAGGAAAAATTTAACCGAAAGAAGACGAATGAAATAATGGGACAAATACACCTTATGATGCACTTTATAGAGtattttaaagaatatgaaaagatttaCCAGAATAAATATCACGGGGAAGATAAAACTACACCTATGTACAACCAgtaaaaatctagaaatttaatattaatataaaggGAAAAAATGCGCAAGTACCccaatctcagagacacacttatactatactaaggtcttattaccccctgaacttattttataagtaattttatgatattaaattctCACGCAAAACGCAAATAGCTTTACTAGTTTTCAATACTTGTAGTTAGAACTTGAAAGTTTTCCCTAAGAACAGATACTTATAACTTCAAATATGCACTCAATATATTGTTACAAGCTCAATTCCTAACACTCTTAAAACCAATTACAAGTCAACTCATTATCCACAAATTTAGACATTTTCTTTTGGTTTCATATCCAACATTTGATATTCGCTCGTGAAAGATTCGGGAAATGCTCACTTGATCTTTGatattcacattaaaatcacGACTAATTAGAGTCCATGCCACTCAAAGCTCATTTAAGAGAGAATTACTCCCTACTAAGATCTTCACATATCTTGGATTAAAACAATTCAGCTCGAAACTCCTGAATAAAGATGTTAAGACCTTATCCATCCCACCGCAACATTgatcatttcttttttcaaaactaTTCTTTgaaacatccaaaaaaaaattatatatatatataaaagtgaaGAAGTAGCTTGAACTTTTCTTCTagatttctctttctttattttattaacaaaaaaaaaaaagtcaattatTGTGAGCCAATCCTTTCTTTcatcatcaaattaaaaaacTCATCCATAGCTCTAATAGAAGATCCTTTGTAATCATCTTCATCTCTATTAGCATCTTTAATCATTTCTTTAACTTCACAAGCTTTACCTCTTAATCTTCTCCCCTTTTCACTTTCACTACCCATAACTAACTCAATCTTTTCAATTACATCCCCATAACTTACATCAAATGTAGTCCCTCTAGCCATTTCAACACAAACACCAATTTCTTCAACCAAAAACTTAGCATTGAAAAATTGATCAGCTGCCATTGGCCATCCAATCAATGGGACACCATTGATCAATGATTCAAGAACTGAATTCCAACCACAATTACTCAAAAATGAACCTATTGATTCATGAGCCAAGATTTCAACTTGTGGTGCCCAATCAACCACTACTAGTCCTCTTTGTTCTTGATTTCTTTCAATAAAGCCTTCTGGTAACCATTCTTCTGGTCTGAAATCAGCATTTACATCAAATCCTAAAGGTGGTCTAATCACCCAAATGAAGTTTACTTCAACCCCATCTAATCCTTTTGCTAGTTGCATCATCTGTGACGCGGAAATCGTGTTTTGTGAACCAAAACATATGTAAAGAACTGAATTTTCATCCTTGTTATCTAACCATTCTTTACATTTCACTAAAGAAATTCCTGGTTCTTTCCTAGGATTGACATTTTCTTGATGAAGTATTGGTCCTATTGCCCAAACAGGTATACATAACTTCCTTCTAAAATACATCAATCCAATATTATCAAACTCCTCAACAGTATTAACCAAAACCCCATCTGAGTTTTCCCAAAGTGGAAGATTCTTCATCTGAAAAACTGAGTAATCATCACTTCCATCAGCTATAGCAAGACTAGGTGACAACTGTGTGACATGAAATTTTCCAGCTTCTTGAAAATCAGGCAATATAAACTCAAGATTATTAACATCTTTATGAGGTAAATTTATCCACATAGAGTAATAGCAAGCTAATCCAAAACCACCAGCACCAACAAAAATAGAATGTAAAATACCAAATTCATGAGTTACCTTAGCTGACCACCCAAAAAAGAAATCTGACACAACACAATTTGGGGGTTTCTTGAAAAATCCAATCTTTAGGTTAACAAGATGAGTAAGTATGAATCTGAAGTTAGATTCAAGTGAAGGGGAAGCTTTAAGAAGTTCAAGGGCAAGATTGTAAGGTAAAGAATCAGTGATTTCAGCATCTGGTGGAAGATTATGTTCAGTAGTGTTAAAgggtatttcaagaaaatgaattaaagggtTTTCTGATGATGATTTGAGTTTCTTGATGTTTAATGGTGTGTTTATGAAAGTGATTTGGTAACCTTTTTGGGTAAATTTTGAAGCTAAAGCTAAGAAAGGGATTATATGACTTTGTGACATGAAAGGGAAGAGAACTATGTGAGGTTTTTCACCTTCCATGGTGTGTGGAAAGAAGAGAGGAGAATGAAAGATTGCTATTGAAATGTTGTCTTTGTTGgattatattataattgatGATTGAGTTCCTATTGAAGATTTTTGACTTTTCATGTGTGATGATGGAGAGTTTAGCGAGtgtttatatcaaattatattaattttagcgTATCAATTTGatagaaaatatttgaaaaaatgactaaaaatatccttttaactttttatttattagttaattttatccttattgttaaaataaaaaaaattttacccTCGTCGTTACTATACCTCAATTGGATGAAAGCCCCCAAAAGAACTAAAATTATCCAATTTCGACTAAAATGagccaattttctattttaatctaAATCCGACTAACTATACCTACCAAAATATGTTTGTACACACTTGTTGTCGATCGAGCACAATATTTGGCCAACTTAGCATCAAAATGTGTTTTAATCCAAAAGACTATATTTTAGATAGATAAAAAACGATGATAGTAAAGGTATGAGACTCGTGAAACCAATAATTCTAAACCTTTTTGTCATTTCATCTCGTGAAATCCTACAACAATAACTATAACTCAGTTCCAAATAAGTAGAATTTCATTTTCACCTTATTTACTAAATTCATGATAATGATTAGACAAACCTTTAAGTAATAAAGCAAGATTGCCACTCTTTGGAAATTCATCATCACAAGTCTCAAAGACAACAAGGCTATTTGCAGAAGAATGATGGTTGGACTGGTTCCCTTTGTATAAACGAGACGAGACCGATCAGTcgtctaatttttcagcatcacTCCACCAAAAGCTAACTGAAAAGCTTGTCGTGAGAGAGCGGACGTAGTGCCACCATTTAGGGGGGATGTAAAGCATTTCACCTTCCTCTAAAATACAGTCCTGGAATTCGAGGTCTAATATATTTGGGAACTCTTTCTCGTCAATGTTGTCTAGATCAACCTTCAAACAAGATTTCAAATGCGTATCAACCATCTAAAGATATCAACAGCAATACAATTGGCAGGGAAAAACGATATTGTAAGTTCATCTAACAGAGGTATGATAATATGTAAGTGAAGCAGAACCTTGAGATGCATATAATAGTTCTCTTCTACCCTGACGTCTGTTTTCAAGTGCAGTTATGTGCAGCCGAGTACGAATGGAAAGAGAAATCGGTTACTTTTTCCCTAAAAGATACAGCATTCACTATTCACTCTGTCCTAGAAGTATAGTCGGATTTCCCCTTTTTAGCCATCCCACAATTTCGATAACCTAAAAAGATCTGTGGAACCCATTTTTCAGGAGGACTTTTCCTTTGTCATGCTCTCTGAGAACACTAGTCAATTCAtctccaacaacaacaacatacgcagtgaaattccacaagtggggtctaaggagggtagagtgtaccgCAAACCTAAACCCTACCCCGTGAAGTTAGAGAGGCAATAGGTTGGATCAGCTCGTGTTTTCCAATTGATGACATTTTCTACGTTGGAACATTGTAAAATGCTTGTTACAGTGCCATCTCTATGTAAGATCTACAGCTTTTTAGGAAGAATTAGTAGTATATAAACTCGcacaaattttaatatgaactTTTCAACCATCACTAATCTATTCTTTCTGATATGCCACTCAAATAAACATCTTAAAACTCCACGTCTAGCCAAATACCATCATAAAACACACAACACACAAGGAGTAGTACTTACTACTAACAACTAACAGCTAACgttttcaaaatttcttttaaatactATGCCGAGTAAAACAAAGACAACAGCATAACTGGAGTTGGCAACAACTAACTAAGGTTAAAAATACTGAATAACAGACCGTTGAAATGACAATTCTGTTGAAATGCAATTTAAATAAAGGAGAAGCATATACCTGGCTGGAATTACTAAGCATGGTTTCACTATGTGGGTGAAGCTCATCCGAAAGTGATGCAGAGTAAAGCCGTACATACTTTTTGCCAACAACCTGTAATTGAAATGCAGAAGATcacaagaaataaaaatgaaacatatCAACATGCACACAGTTACAGTAATTTTTCCCCCTAAAGATAATCAATCAAAGCAATCACCTATGGTTCAACCTGATTTACTTTTTGTTAAGCTCAGGAAGCTTATAGTAAAAATACGTACCTGAGCAAGTATGTTATGGTGCGGATCATGATGCAAAGGCGTCACAGTCCCGGCTGGACCAAACCAAGCATTAAGCGACCTAATTTCCCCACCTCCAGTAAAACAATAATCAGGAATAACAATATCTTGTTGTAGCTCTTGTATCTGTCATTTAGCTACAGAGCTAAGCCACTAATTCCAAAAATATAAGTTCAAGGTAAAATTGTTTACACAAATATACAGAAATAAATGTACAGAAGAAATTACACCTGATCAAATAATTGATGCTGAGCTAAGTACGTAGTTTCCACAGAGGTAGTATCATTGGACCGTATCCTCTCAAGAAATTCAGAAAAAGTGATCAGCTCTTGCTTCCATTCTGGGCACAAATAGTTCTTTCCGACCTGGAAGATGATTCAAGTCGATATCAAGTTTTGAGTGAAGGGTAGAATAACCAGGTCGGAATTAATTCACACATTGATTGCATTAGATCTGACATAGCACACAAGAGACACCTTTTTAATACATAGCACTTATATCTATTCCACTCAGAACATGGAAAGCTAGCTATAAGTTTGGACTCGGTAACAATATTGTGAAAACTAAGCCCTGAGCTCGTTGGTTCTCTTTGCACATGCTATATGTATACATTCTCTTTACAAATTTCAAGAAGAAGGGACTT is part of the Solanum lycopersicum chromosome 1, SLM_r2.1 genome and harbors:
- the LOC101259185 gene encoding UDP-glycosyltransferase 92A1, with protein sequence MEGEKPHIVLFPFMSQSHIIPFLALASKFTQKGYQITFINTPLNIKKLKSSSENPLIHFLEIPFNTTEHNLPPDAEITDSLPYNLALELLKASPSLESNFRFILTHLVNLKIGFFKKPPNCVVSDFFFGWSAKVTHEFGILHSIFVGAGGFGLACYYSMWINLPHKDVNNLEFILPDFQEAGKFHVTQLSPSLAIADGSDDYSVFQMKNLPLWENSDGVLVNTVEEFDNIGLMYFRRKLCIPVWAIGPILHQENVNPRKEPGISLVKCKEWLDNKDENSVLYICFGSQNTISASQMMQLAKGLDGVEVNFIWVIRPPLGFDVNADFRPEEWLPEGFIERNQEQRGLVVVDWAPQVEILAHESIGSFLSNCGWNSVLESLINGVPLIGWPMAADQFFNAKFLVEEIGVCVEMARGTTFDVSYGDVIEKIELVMGSESEKGRRLRGKACEVKEMIKDANRDEDDYKGSSIRAMDEFFNLMMKERIGSQ